A region of bacterium DNA encodes the following proteins:
- a CDS encoding transposase, translating into MKKKIDSVAGRYIYSKRMEIIEPVFGNIKNNLGLTKFTLRGKPKINIQWKLFAIIHNIGKIYRYGMEFA; encoded by the coding sequence TTGAAAAAGAAAATTGATTCAGTAGCCGGAAGATATATTTATAGTAAACGAATGGAAATAATTGAACCCGTCTTTGGGAACATAAAAAACAATCTGGGGTTAACCAAATTCACCTTAAGAGGAAAACCAAAAATAAATATCCAATGGAAATTGTTCGCAATCATACATAATATTGGTAAAATATATAGGTACGGAATGGAATTTGCTTAA